The proteins below come from a single Plasmodium sp. gorilla clade G2 genome assembly, chromosome: 13 genomic window:
- a CDS encoding gamete antigen 27/25, with protein MSKVQKDSTKPLDNFGNIHDYHYEHETHAPLSVRIRKVGDIEFHACSDYIYLLMTLSKDPEKFNFALKDRVSIRRYVRKNQNRYNYFLIEEHVQDNIVNRISDRLISFCTDKEVTEDYIKKVDDYLWVEQRVIEEVSINVDHAREVKEKKRIMHDKKLVRMLFDTYEYVKDVKFTDDQYKDASARVSQFLLDVVDSYIFKPIPALPVKPDDPHHNNV; from the coding sequence ATGAGTAAGGTGCAAAAGGATAGTACCAAGCCCTTGGATAATTTTGGAAATATCCATGATTATCACTATGAACATGAAACTCATGCCCCTCTCTCCGTTCGTATTAGAAAAGTTGGGGATATAGAGTTTCATGCCTGCAGCGattacatttatttgttGATGACCCTTAGTAAAGATCCTGAGAAGTTTAATTTTGCTCTTAAGGATAGGGTTAGTATCAGGAGATATGTTCGCAAGAATCAAAATAGGTATAACTATTTTCTTATTGAAGAACATGTCCAAGATAACATTGTCAACAGAATAAGTGATcgtttaatttctttttgtaCCGACAAAGAAGTTACCGAAGATTACATTAAGAAAGTTGACGATTACTTATGGGTTGAACAAAGAGTAATAGAAGAAGTTTCTATTAATGTTGATCATGCAAGAGAAGTTAAGGAGAAGAAGCGTATCATGCATGATAAGAAATTGGTCAGAATGTTATTTGACACCTATGAATATGTCAAGGATGTTAAATTTACAGATGATCAATATAAGGATGCATCAGCAAGAGTAAGTCAATTTCTTCTTGATGTTGTTGattcttatatattcaaGCCAATACCTGCTTTACCCGTAAAACCTGATGATCCACATCACAACaatgtttaa